The Nitrospinaceae bacterium genome has a segment encoding these proteins:
- a CDS encoding NADH-quinone oxidoreductase subunit B: MGLIDGKLGDNFLTTRFDSLVAWARKSSLWPMTFGLACCAIEMMASGAARYDFDRFGVIFRATPRQSDVIIIAGTVTHKMADAIVKVYNQMPEPRWVIAMGNCSTCGGPYSNYAVVQGVDEIIPVDVYVPGCPPRPESLMWGVMQLQKKIEQERFVRKSISAA; encoded by the coding sequence ATGGGCTTAATCGATGGAAAGCTCGGCGATAATTTTCTGACCACAAGATTCGACTCTTTGGTGGCTTGGGCTCGGAAAAGTTCGCTCTGGCCAATGACATTCGGGCTGGCCTGTTGCGCTATTGAAATGATGGCCTCAGGTGCCGCGCGATATGACTTTGACCGCTTCGGCGTAATCTTTCGGGCCACCCCGCGTCAGTCGGACGTAATCATCATTGCCGGCACGGTTACTCATAAGATGGCCGACGCGATTGTGAAGGTTTATAACCAGATGCCTGAGCCCCGCTGGGTGATAGCAATGGGCAATTGCTCGACCTGCGGTGGTCCGTATTCTAACTATGCTGTGGTGCAGGGGGTGGACGAAATCATCCCCGTTGATGTGTATGTACCTGGATGCCCCCCTCGCCCGGAATCGCTGATGTGGGGTGTGATGCAGCTTCAAAAGAAAATTGAACAGGAAAGGTTCGTCCGCAAGAGCATTTCAGCGGCGTAG
- a CDS encoding NADH-quinone oxidoreductase subunit A gives MFVLVSLGFAGGTLLVALIVRPNKPDPEKLSPYECGMPPLMEAHERFSIRFYLLGILFLLFDVEAMFLFPWAVKYDALGLFGFVEMMLFIVILLVGYFYAWRKGALEWA, from the coding sequence ATGTTTGTGCTGGTGTCCCTTGGGTTCGCCGGTGGGACGCTTCTAGTTGCCCTGATCGTTCGGCCCAATAAGCCCGACCCCGAAAAGCTCTCGCCCTATGAGTGCGGAATGCCGCCGCTCATGGAAGCGCACGAGCGGTTTTCCATTCGTTTTTATCTGCTTGGTATCCTTTTCCTCCTCTTTGATGTGGAGGCTATGTTCCTCTTTCCCTGGGCGGTGAAATACGATGCCTTGGGTCTGTTTGGATTTGTTGAGATGATGTTGTTTATCGTGATTCTGCTTGTTGGCTATTTTTATGCCTGGCGGAAGGGAGCGCTGGAATGGGCTTAA
- a CDS encoding NADH-quinone oxidoreductase subunit C encodes MADEVVNEEASGGSSPETEAPEAPKTPPGKALRELVDAEYPGAILEQTAYEDREDEVTFVLADDALVKVATYLRDHPASSFKILTDLTAAHYPDDENTFQVVYQLVSVDHSRLLRLKVMVKESQEVPTVSGVWSSANWMEREVYDLFGVKFKDHPDPRRIFMPEDWGSHPFRKDYPLEGLGERVYEKPKRKEIGE; translated from the coding sequence ATGGCTGATGAAGTAGTGAACGAGGAAGCGAGTGGGGGTAGTTCCCCAGAGACCGAAGCGCCGGAGGCCCCGAAAACGCCTCCCGGAAAGGCGTTGAGGGAGCTGGTGGATGCGGAGTACCCTGGCGCGATTCTCGAGCAGACGGCATACGAGGACCGTGAGGATGAAGTCACTTTTGTTCTTGCGGATGACGCGCTGGTGAAAGTTGCGACCTATTTGCGCGATCACCCGGCCTCAAGCTTCAAGATTCTGACTGATTTGACCGCTGCGCATTACCCTGATGATGAAAATACTTTTCAGGTTGTCTACCAGTTGGTGAGTGTGGATCACTCTCGGTTGCTTCGCCTCAAGGTGATGGTGAAAGAGTCTCAGGAGGTGCCCACGGTTTCGGGCGTGTGGTCGAGCGCGAACTGGATGGAGCGCGAGGTGTACGATTTGTTCGGCGTCAAGTTCAAAGACCATCCCGATCCCCGCCGCATTTTTATGCCCGAGGACTGGGGGAGCCATCCTTTCCGTAAGGATTATCCTCTTGAGGGTTTGGGAGAACGGGTGTACGAAAAGCCCAAGCGCAAGGAAATCGGAGAATAA
- the nuoK gene encoding NADH-quinone oxidoreductase subunit NuoK, with protein sequence MAPLEHYLIVSSLLFSIGVVGVVVRRNAIVVVMSIELMLNAGNLAFVTFARFLDSMDGQLIVFFVMGVAAAEAAVGLAILILIYRNRESTDVDELNLLKL encoded by the coding sequence GTGGCGCCTTTGGAGCATTACCTGATTGTTAGTTCGCTCCTGTTTTCCATTGGGGTGGTGGGCGTCGTGGTGCGCCGGAATGCCATCGTGGTCGTTATGTCGATCGAGTTGATGTTAAATGCCGGGAACCTTGCATTCGTGACGTTCGCCAGGTTTCTCGATTCGATGGACGGACAATTAATCGTATTTTTTGTGATGGGTGTGGCGGCTGCCGAGGCGGCAGTCGGGCTCGCTATTTTAATTCTTATTTATCGTAACCGTGAATCAACCGATGTGGATGAGCTAAACTTGCTCAAGCTTTGA
- the nuoL gene encoding NADH-quinone oxidoreductase subunit L, whose protein sequence is MMNILALILLLPVAGVLLNLVFGWRRGEKFAGWVAVAVMVLAFAASVAGFVQLLGLPPAERILRVDLFEWIAIGKFKVNAGLMLDPLSSLMTLVVTGVGTLIHIYSIGYMHGDRSVVRYFIYLNLFVFFMLTLVLGSNFLVLFVGWEGVGLCSYLLIGFWFERPAASEAGKKAFIVNRIGDFCFLIAVFMIIGIFGTLDFAEILQSAPAKLAAGGSAVTVICLLLFAGATGKSAQIPLFVWLPDAMEGPTPVSALIHAATMVTAGVYMMARLYFLFDLAPVATNIVAIIGAATLLLAATIATVQTDIKRVLAYSTVSQLGYMVMAVGVGAYSAAVFHLMTHAFFKALLFMGAGSVIHSLHGEQDMNRMGGLSAALPATSLTCTIAAFAIAGIFPLAGFFSKDAILFSAMTSERGGLGFWLAGAVGALLTAFYMFRLLFKTFYGRCNLSMEEQRNLHESPATMTLPLKVLAVLSFIGGWVGIPIISGANIFDGFLAPVFGGAGEAHHEVLFELAMMVVSLAIAGLGIYLAYNLFVLNIKGGAGYVERLPGLYRLLFNKYYIDEIYNSLIIQPIRRVSLRLWRDFDDGMVDASVNGAGGFVTLVGDAVRKLQTGYVKSYAVMMLVGVFAILLYLTTGVK, encoded by the coding sequence ATAATGAATATTCTTGCACTCATTTTATTGCTTCCGGTGGCTGGGGTTCTATTGAACCTTGTTTTCGGCTGGCGTCGTGGAGAAAAGTTCGCTGGCTGGGTTGCCGTCGCCGTTATGGTGCTGGCATTTGCGGCCTCGGTGGCCGGATTTGTCCAGCTTCTGGGCCTCCCCCCGGCCGAGCGTATTCTGCGTGTCGATTTGTTCGAATGGATTGCCATCGGGAAGTTCAAGGTTAATGCGGGCCTGATGCTCGACCCGCTCTCCTCGCTCATGACGCTGGTTGTCACAGGTGTAGGCACCCTGATTCATATTTACTCGATAGGCTATATGCACGGCGATCGGAGCGTTGTTCGTTATTTCATATATCTCAACCTGTTTGTGTTTTTCATGCTCACGCTCGTGCTCGGCTCGAACTTCCTGGTGTTGTTCGTCGGCTGGGAGGGTGTGGGGCTTTGCAGCTATCTGTTGATCGGATTTTGGTTCGAGCGGCCCGCAGCTTCTGAGGCGGGAAAGAAAGCTTTCATCGTCAACCGCATAGGCGATTTCTGTTTCTTAATCGCGGTGTTCATGATCATCGGTATTTTCGGAACGCTCGATTTCGCGGAAATTCTCCAGAGCGCGCCTGCCAAGTTGGCAGCGGGCGGCAGCGCCGTAACCGTCATTTGCCTTCTTCTATTCGCGGGGGCGACCGGCAAGAGCGCGCAGATTCCTCTTTTCGTCTGGCTGCCCGATGCGATGGAGGGCCCAACGCCGGTCAGCGCGCTCATCCATGCCGCCACCATGGTTACGGCGGGCGTCTATATGATGGCGCGGTTGTATTTCCTTTTCGACCTTGCGCCGGTGGCGACGAACATTGTTGCCATTATCGGTGCGGCAACTTTGCTCCTGGCGGCGACAATCGCTACCGTGCAGACCGATATCAAACGCGTGCTCGCCTACAGTACGGTGAGCCAGCTGGGCTACATGGTGATGGCCGTTGGTGTAGGCGCATATTCGGCAGCAGTTTTTCATCTGATGACGCATGCCTTTTTCAAGGCGCTTCTCTTTATGGGCGCAGGCAGCGTTATTCACTCGCTCCATGGCGAGCAGGACATGAACCGGATGGGTGGGCTGAGTGCAGCGCTTCCTGCGACGAGCCTGACCTGCACTATCGCGGCGTTTGCCATCGCTGGGATATTCCCCCTGGCGGGTTTTTTCAGCAAGGATGCTATCCTTTTCTCGGCGATGACCTCAGAGCGCGGCGGGCTCGGTTTCTGGCTGGCCGGTGCGGTTGGTGCCCTGCTGACCGCTTTTTATATGTTCCGGTTGCTGTTTAAAACTTTTTACGGCCGCTGCAATCTCTCGATGGAAGAGCAGCGCAATCTCCATGAGTCGCCGGCCACCATGACCCTGCCGCTCAAGGTTCTCGCCGTTCTATCGTTCATCGGTGGGTGGGTGGGAATTCCCATCATCTCGGGGGCGAATATTTTTGACGGTTTCCTCGCACCTGTTTTTGGCGGCGCAGGCGAGGCCCATCACGAAGTGCTCTTCGAGTTAGCAATGATGGTGGTGTCGCTCGCCATCGCGGGTTTAGGTATTTATCTGGCCTATAATCTTTTTGTTCTCAATATAAAAGGCGGCGCTGGCTATGTGGAACGTTTACCGGGCCTCTATCGATTGCTGTTCAATAAATACTACATCGATGAGATTTACAATTCTCTGATCATTCAGCCCATTCGCCGTGTGTCGTTGCGCCTTTGGCGTGATTTCGATGACGGAATGGTGGATGCCTCTGTGAACGGGGCGGGTGGATTCGTGACCCTCGTGGGGGACGCGGTCCGCAAACTTCAGACGGGTTATGTGAAGAGCTACGCGGTGATGATGTTGGTCGGCGTGTTTGCCATTTTGCTGTATCTGACGACAGGCGTGAAATAG
- a CDS encoding NADH-quinone oxidoreductase subunit J, which produces MELPFFYLFSAGIIGASLLMVTRSNVIHAALLLVLTFLFLSGVFVLAGAEFLAVVQILLYAGGIMVLYLFSIMLMNVDVSVRLRQFQRQTFFVVLITVILAVEVWVVLARGDAYPGYKGFAWAMGSTPGNVEALGAILYTKYLFPFEVASVLLLAAMVGAIVLAKRTIDR; this is translated from the coding sequence TTGGAACTGCCTTTCTTTTATCTATTCTCGGCCGGAATCATCGGAGCCTCGCTCCTGATGGTGACGCGCTCGAACGTAATTCATGCAGCCCTGCTGTTGGTGCTGACGTTCTTATTTCTGTCCGGGGTGTTTGTTCTGGCCGGGGCGGAGTTTTTGGCGGTGGTGCAGATTCTTTTGTACGCCGGCGGCATTATGGTGCTGTATCTGTTCTCCATCATGTTGATGAACGTGGATGTCTCTGTACGTCTTAGACAATTTCAACGCCAGACCTTTTTCGTGGTTCTCATCACTGTAATTTTGGCGGTGGAGGTTTGGGTGGTTCTGGCTCGGGGCGATGCGTATCCGGGTTACAAGGGATTTGCCTGGGCCATGGGCTCGACGCCGGGTAACGTTGAGGCACTCGGCGCTATTCTTTATACGAAGTACCTGTTTCCGTTCGAAGTGGCTTCAGTTTTGCTGCTGGCGGCCATGGTCGGCGCCATCGTACTGGCAAAACGAACAATCGACCGGTAG
- a CDS encoding NADH-quinone oxidoreductase subunit D, whose protein sequence is MPGTEELVINMGPQHPSTHGVLRVILKLDGETVTDVDSDIGYLHRGTEKIGENITYTMFIPYTDRLDYIAAPSSNLAWVQAVESFFDWEIPERALFLRTMVGELSRIASHLLWLATHALDIGAMTVFLWAFREREMVLDLFEMAFGARLTVNAFRLGGLHQDVPPEFLVEARKFVDLFPSRVDDYETLLTENRIWLQRTRGVGVISAEDALDYAMTGPILRASGVKWDLRRAKPYAAYPYVDFTIPVGENGDVYDRYLVRLVEMRQSAHIIDQCLDMLPGGPVSCKTPRTIKPPEGEIYHSIENPKGEFGFYIVSDGSETPYRVKIRPPSFINLAGLKKLCMGELLADVVAIIGSIDIVLGECDR, encoded by the coding sequence GTGCCGGGCACCGAGGAGCTTGTCATCAATATGGGACCGCAGCATCCCAGTACACACGGGGTGCTTCGAGTCATCCTCAAGCTCGACGGTGAGACGGTCACGGATGTCGATAGCGATATCGGCTATCTTCACCGAGGCACAGAGAAAATTGGCGAGAACATCACCTATACGATGTTCATCCCCTATACCGATAGGCTCGACTATATCGCTGCGCCCTCAAGCAACCTGGCCTGGGTCCAGGCGGTTGAGTCTTTCTTTGATTGGGAAATACCTGAGCGTGCCTTGTTCCTCCGAACCATGGTGGGCGAGCTGTCACGAATCGCCAGCCACCTTCTTTGGCTTGCCACCCATGCGCTAGATATCGGCGCGATGACAGTGTTCCTGTGGGCATTTCGGGAAAGGGAGATGGTTCTCGATTTGTTTGAGATGGCTTTTGGCGCGCGCTTGACGGTAAATGCCTTCCGGCTAGGTGGTCTGCACCAGGATGTGCCGCCTGAGTTTCTTGTCGAGGCCAGAAAATTTGTCGATCTCTTTCCGAGCCGGGTGGATGACTATGAAACCCTGCTGACTGAAAATCGCATCTGGCTTCAGCGGACGCGGGGAGTGGGCGTTATATCGGCCGAGGACGCCTTGGACTACGCCATGACAGGCCCAATTCTGAGGGCCTCGGGTGTGAAGTGGGACCTTCGCCGGGCCAAACCCTATGCCGCGTACCCCTACGTGGACTTCACGATTCCTGTTGGTGAGAACGGCGATGTCTATGATCGCTATCTGGTTCGCCTCGTGGAAATGCGCCAGAGCGCACACATCATCGACCAGTGTCTCGACATGCTCCCCGGTGGCCCGGTGAGTTGTAAAACACCGCGGACAATCAAGCCGCCAGAGGGCGAAATTTATCACAGCATTGAAAACCCCAAGGGGGAGTTTGGATTTTATATCGTGAGTGACGGCTCGGAGACGCCCTACCGGGTGAAAATCCGGCCGCCCTCATTCATCAACCTCGCCGGTTTGAAAAAACTGTGCATGGGCGAGCTTCTGGCGGATGTCGTGGCGATTATCGGCAGCATCGATATCGTCCTGGGCGAGTGCGACCGCTAG
- a CDS encoding NADH-quinone oxidoreductase subunit N, whose protein sequence is MTTTIPQIHWPHLLPLLVVVLGAVAVLMWDTFFRSRDRAFLVGLTLMVLASAVGITLGSVADLAGGSVSFGGMYVFDRFTGFVFVLIMLASFLSVLVAAAQQSLDDPPAGEYFALILFATSGMMLMASTRNLLMIFIGLEILSLSLYVLAGYLRTQAAGNEAALKYFLLGAFASGFLLFGMAMIYGAAGSVDLAEIAKHLNTNSAARGPIFLLGLGLIVVGLGFKVAAVPFNMWTPDVYEGAPTAAVAFMSVGPKAAAFAAFFRIVLMAAGYAGASFLVVLWVIAALTMTVGNVGAIQQTNIKRMLAYSSIAHAGYILVALVAAQGSGAMATAGFLYYVLVYAFMNIGAFCVVVIAGENEGERTLIEDYAGMGYTRPALAAIMAIFMVSLAGLPPMGGFVAKFYIFSAAIKAGYVWLVVLAVLNSVISVYYYLRLIVVMYMQEPAGAENQVSTAFAGQGAYAFAALLIAVAGVLGLGLFPGPVMDFALRSGVLFN, encoded by the coding sequence ATGACGACTACTATTCCTCAAATTCATTGGCCTCATCTTCTCCCGCTCCTCGTGGTGGTTCTCGGTGCGGTGGCGGTTTTGATGTGGGATACATTTTTCCGTTCGCGGGATCGAGCCTTTCTCGTTGGCCTGACTCTGATGGTGTTGGCGAGCGCAGTTGGGATCACGCTGGGGTCCGTGGCGGATCTGGCGGGAGGGAGCGTCTCGTTCGGTGGGATGTACGTTTTTGATCGCTTCACGGGTTTTGTGTTTGTGCTGATCATGCTGGCGAGTTTTTTATCCGTATTGGTCGCTGCCGCTCAGCAGAGCCTTGATGATCCGCCAGCGGGCGAATACTTTGCGCTAATCCTGTTCGCAACATCTGGAATGATGTTGATGGCATCGACGCGAAACCTGCTGATGATTTTCATTGGCCTCGAAATTCTTTCCCTGTCTTTATATGTGTTGGCTGGTTACTTAAGGACGCAGGCGGCGGGAAACGAGGCGGCCCTGAAATACTTCCTGTTGGGGGCATTCGCCTCGGGTTTTCTGCTCTTTGGAATGGCCATGATATATGGGGCGGCAGGCTCGGTGGACCTGGCCGAGATTGCCAAGCATTTGAACACCAATTCTGCCGCAAGAGGCCCTATTTTCTTGCTGGGCCTGGGTCTTATCGTGGTTGGCCTGGGCTTTAAGGTGGCGGCTGTGCCCTTTAACATGTGGACGCCTGACGTCTATGAGGGTGCGCCCACGGCGGCGGTGGCTTTCATGTCGGTGGGCCCCAAGGCGGCGGCTTTCGCAGCGTTTTTCCGGATTGTTTTGATGGCAGCGGGCTATGCCGGGGCGAGTTTTCTTGTGGTTCTCTGGGTTATCGCGGCCCTTACGATGACTGTGGGAAATGTCGGCGCCATCCAGCAGACGAATATTAAGCGAATGTTGGCCTACTCCAGCATTGCCCACGCTGGCTACATTCTGGTTGCTCTGGTGGCGGCGCAGGGCAGCGGCGCCATGGCTACGGCAGGATTTCTTTATTATGTGCTTGTATACGCATTTATGAATATCGGCGCTTTTTGCGTTGTGGTCATTGCGGGTGAAAACGAGGGGGAGCGTACCCTTATCGAGGATTATGCCGGGATGGGCTATACCCGCCCGGCTCTGGCCGCCATCATGGCGATATTCATGGTTTCTCTGGCGGGATTGCCGCCCATGGGCGGATTTGTCGCAAAATTCTATATTTTCAGCGCTGCCATTAAGGCAGGCTATGTCTGGCTTGTAGTGCTGGCGGTGCTCAATAGCGTTATTTCGGTCTATTATTACTTGCGGCTCATTGTGGTGATGTATATGCAAGAGCCCGCTGGTGCGGAAAATCAGGTGAGTACGGCTTTTGCCGGGCAAGGGGCGTATGCTTTTGCCGCCTTGCTTATTGCGGTTGCAGGGGTTTTAGGTTTGGGTCTCTTCCCGGGCCCGGTGATGGATTTTGCCCTCCGATCAGGCGTTCTTTTTAACTAG
- the nuoK gene encoding NADH-quinone oxidoreductase subunit NuoK, whose translation MVPLSHYLALGAIMFVIGAAGVLMRRNAIIILMSIELMLNAVNITFVAFARQWGDMAGQVFAIFVITVAAAEAAVGLAILISLNRDRSILNVDEVNLLKW comes from the coding sequence ATGGTTCCTCTTTCACATTATTTAGCGTTGGGCGCGATTATGTTTGTCATTGGCGCTGCCGGCGTCTTGATGCGGCGAAACGCCATCATCATATTGATGAGCATCGAGTTGATGCTGAACGCCGTGAACATCACCTTTGTCGCCTTTGCGCGCCAATGGGGCGACATGGCGGGGCAGGTGTTCGCTATTTTTGTCATCACCGTTGCGGCGGCCGAGGCGGCTGTAGGGCTGGCAATACTGATTTCATTGAACCGGGATAGATCGATTCTGAACGTTGACGAAGTTAACCTTTTGAAGTGGTAG
- a CDS encoding NADH-quinone oxidoreductase subunit M, which produces MVFLPLVGGLLLLFVRDGDEAGRERARMFSMVFSLAAFVVSVLIYIGFQENFAGMQFLERASWIPRFGISYHVGLDGISLPLILLTTFLTPLALLFSWKEVEKHVRLYQMALLFLETGMLGVFVSLDFFLFYVFWEGMLIPMYLLIGVWGGPRRIYASVKFFLYTMAGSVLMLVAILWLYFATGAKTFDIMVHLSQPVHHALQGWLFAAFALSFAIKVPLFPFHTWLPDAHVEAPTAGSVILAGVLLKMGTYGLMRLAMPLFPTAAREFATAFMVLAVIGIIYGALVAMVQDDMKKLVAYSSVSHLGFVVLGLFSFNLLGATGGVLQMVNHGISTGALFLLVGMIYSRRHTRMIQDFGGIARVMPVFSVFFVIASLSSIGLPGLNGFVGEFTILAGAFSRNPVFGVLATSGVVLSAVYMLWMLQRVLFGGEPSKINLSLRDLGVREWCVLVPLVVLMFGLGLYPKPILSKIEPSAQAWLNKVNRRVLRVQSPVSPRPRLAKASSGEVTRP; this is translated from the coding sequence ATGGTGTTTCTCCCGCTGGTAGGCGGGTTGCTTCTCCTTTTCGTGCGCGATGGGGACGAGGCGGGCCGGGAGCGGGCGCGAATGTTTTCGATGGTGTTCTCGTTGGCCGCTTTCGTGGTTTCCGTTCTTATTTATATAGGCTTCCAGGAAAATTTCGCCGGAATGCAGTTTTTAGAGCGCGCGTCGTGGATACCCCGGTTCGGAATTTCCTACCACGTGGGGCTCGACGGCATCAGCCTTCCACTGATTCTTTTAACGACCTTTCTCACACCGCTGGCGCTTTTGTTTTCGTGGAAAGAGGTAGAGAAGCATGTGCGCCTTTATCAAATGGCGCTGCTATTTCTTGAGACCGGCATGCTTGGTGTATTCGTGTCCCTCGATTTTTTCCTTTTCTATGTGTTCTGGGAGGGGATGCTCATCCCGATGTATTTGCTCATCGGTGTGTGGGGCGGCCCCCGGCGAATATACGCGTCTGTTAAATTTTTCTTGTACACGATGGCAGGCAGTGTACTCATGTTGGTGGCGATCCTGTGGCTTTACTTTGCAACGGGGGCCAAGACGTTCGATATCATGGTTCATCTGAGCCAGCCCGTTCATCATGCTCTGCAGGGTTGGCTTTTCGCCGCCTTCGCACTCTCGTTCGCGATCAAGGTGCCCTTATTTCCGTTCCACACATGGCTACCCGATGCCCACGTCGAGGCGCCCACGGCGGGAAGCGTTATTCTGGCGGGGGTGCTTTTAAAGATGGGCACGTATGGTCTTATGCGGCTGGCCATGCCGCTTTTTCCGACAGCGGCGCGCGAATTTGCTACGGCCTTCATGGTGCTGGCCGTCATCGGGATTATCTACGGTGCGCTGGTGGCCATGGTGCAGGATGACATGAAAAAACTGGTTGCCTACTCATCGGTGAGCCATTTGGGTTTCGTTGTTCTGGGATTGTTTTCCTTCAACCTGCTCGGCGCAACGGGCGGTGTTCTCCAGATGGTGAACCACGGAATCAGCACCGGGGCGCTCTTCCTCCTTGTCGGGATGATCTACAGCCGTCGGCACACTCGGATGATTCAGGATTTTGGCGGCATCGCGCGGGTGATGCCGGTGTTTTCCGTGTTTTTTGTTATCGCCTCGCTGAGCAGTATCGGTCTTCCCGGCTTAAACGGGTTTGTCGGCGAGTTTACGATTCTCGCTGGCGCATTCAGCCGCAACCCGGTGTTCGGTGTGTTGGCGACATCGGGGGTGGTGCTCTCGGCGGTGTACATGTTGTGGATGCTCCAGCGGGTGCTTTTCGGAGGCGAGCCCTCGAAGATTAATCTTTCGCTACGCGACCTGGGGGTGCGCGAATGGTGTGTGCTGGTGCCCCTTGTGGTTCTCATGTTTGGCCTTGGTCTTTATCCCAAGCCTATCCTGAGCAAGATAGAGCCTTCCGCCCAGGCGTGGCTTAACAAAGTGAACCGGCGCGTGCTTCGTGTGCAGTCGCCGGTCAGCCCCCGTCCCAGACTTGCCAAGGCGAGCTCCGGGGAGGTGACGCGGCCATGA
- the nuoH gene encoding NADH-quinone oxidoreductase subunit NuoH codes for MIPELIAAFLKIAMVLGVISLVVAYLTYLERKIIGHIQMRLGPMRVGWHGLLQPIADGLKLFLKEDIIPAKADKIVFVIAPIMVLAPAFVVYSVLPFDKNFYITQVNVGLFLVLAVSSLGVFGIVMAGWASNSKYSLLGAFRSAAQMLSYEIFLGFSLVGPLMLAGSLNFQNIVEAQADVWFVFYQPVAFIVFFIAALAETNRVPFDLPEAETELVAGFHTEYSGMKFAFFFLAEYASIMAISTVCISVFFGGWGGIDAIPLPGIVWYLLKMAVLIFVFIWIRATLPRYRYDQLMRVGWKFMFPLAILNIFVTGLLKLLFI; via the coding sequence ATGATACCTGAATTGATTGCGGCGTTTTTGAAGATTGCAATGGTTCTCGGTGTGATTTCGCTCGTGGTGGCCTATTTGACCTACCTTGAGCGCAAAATTATCGGGCATATTCAGATGCGCCTGGGCCCGATGCGGGTTGGCTGGCACGGCCTTCTTCAGCCCATTGCCGACGGCCTCAAACTCTTTTTAAAAGAAGACATCATTCCCGCAAAAGCGGATAAGATTGTGTTTGTCATTGCGCCAATCATGGTGTTGGCGCCGGCGTTCGTAGTTTACTCGGTGCTCCCGTTTGATAAGAATTTCTACATCACCCAGGTCAACGTCGGGCTGTTTCTTGTTCTGGCCGTAAGCTCGCTGGGTGTGTTCGGCATCGTCATGGCTGGTTGGGCATCGAACAGTAAATACAGCTTGCTCGGTGCATTCAGGAGCGCCGCTCAGATGTTGAGCTACGAAATTTTTCTGGGTTTCTCCCTCGTCGGGCCGCTCATGCTGGCGGGGTCGCTCAATTTTCAAAATATCGTCGAGGCGCAGGCGGATGTGTGGTTCGTTTTTTATCAGCCCGTCGCGTTTATCGTATTCTTCATTGCGGCGCTGGCCGAGACGAACCGCGTTCCCTTCGACTTGCCCGAGGCCGAGACCGAACTGGTGGCTGGCTTCCATACCGAGTACAGCGGAATGAAGTTTGCCTTCTTCTTCCTGGCTGAATATGCCAGCATTATGGCTATCTCCACCGTTTGCATCTCTGTTTTCTTTGGCGGCTGGGGCGGCATCGATGCGATACCGCTGCCGGGAATCGTTTGGTATCTGTTGAAGATGGCAGTTCTGATTTTTGTGTTTATCTGGATTCGGGCAACGCTGCCCCGTTACCGCTACGATCAATTGATGCGGGTGGGCTGGAAGTTCATGTTCCCGCTCGCTATATTGAATATATTCGTGACCGGTTTACTTAAGTTGTTGTTTATCTAA